GTTTTGGTTTCCATCGAGATGGTTTGCGCCAGAATTCGGAATCGATATGCTACCAGGGCTATTTTTCGTGGTGTTTGTCGATGTGGTGACTTGAGTCGGTTGACCTGACCGTTGGGTGTGCATGATGGCTTGACGAGATAATTCTGCATGATCGCTTAGCAATTGGCGTTCTTCAGCAGAGAGTGACTTCCTATCGCTTGAGTGAGGTGCTGGAGATGGTTCTTTGCTGGAGTGAGGGGTGTGCGTGGTGATAATCTTTGGAACATTAGCGGGTTTTTTGATGGTGACAAAAGATTTATTGACATTTAGTGGGTTGGATGCTAAATTGGAAGGTATGATGGTGCCATGTTCTGTTAATTGTGGGGTTGGGGACGGTAAAGTCAGCTTGGACGTGGCATTTGGATTCAGCTTGGACTTGCCGTTACCGTCATTGACTTTTTTCCGGTTCCAAGGTTTGCTGTCCAGAGCTTGCTGCGCGTGTTCAGGTAAGTGGCCGGAAGTAGATGGGGATAGGAGCGGAGACGATTCGTCCACTTGGTCTTCAGCGCGGTGCTCCCTGTGGGAGCTGGTATACAAGTGATGCAAATAAGAAGTGATATGTCTTTTGCTCAAAGGCCCCGGCTGTTGTCGCATGATATGTTGGTGCATGTCCACGAAGACATCGGATTCGTCCACGATTTCCTCGCCGATCAGTTCCTCAATGACGTCTTCCAAAGTCAAAACACCAATGGCGCCATGGGAGGAGCCAGGTTCCTTACTGACGACACACATGTGCGATTTACCCTCTTGGAAATAGTTCAGGATGTTCAAACAAGACGTGTTTGGGGAGGTCTCGGGCAACGTGGCCAAGGGGAAATGGGAGATTGGGAGGCAATCGTCCGGGTCGTAGGAGATAAGGACCCTGACAAGTAACATTCCAATGAAGTTGTTTGGTTCGTtaggcaaaaaaattgggatTCTGGAAAAGCCCGAATTAAAGATCTTTTCGACGGTTTTGTCGTCCAAGATGGTGTCAGCACTCATTGTGAAGACGTTTTCGATAGGCGTCATGATTTCCTCGACTTTCTTTGCCTTCAGATCCAAAACGGCAGAAATGATGGTGACTTCGTCTTTAGTCAACCGTTCCACACCCATGGTTCTGTGCAAGGTAACCAGAGTCTTCAGTCCGGACTTCTTGTACA
The DNA window shown above is from Saccharomyces kudriavzevii IFO 1802 strain IFO1802 genome assembly, chromosome: 15 and carries:
- the MAM3 gene encoding Mam3p (similar to Saccharomyces cerevisiae MAM3 (YOL060C); ancestral locus Anc_3.168), with the protein product MSLFSLRSRSRSVAPRWLYMLLYHIFTIPKIYSLPLISGSHGFNARDGADSGPSVADEVNVTTYYFISIILVLLGGVFAGLTLGLMGQDEVYLKVISTSGSNSEKKLAKRVLGLISRGKHWVLVTLLLSNVITNETLPIVLDRCLGGGWQAVFSSTILIVIFGEIIPQSVCVKYGLQVGAFFCPFVLVLMYLMYPVAYPIATLLDYMLGEDHGIMYKKSGLKTLVTLHRTMGVERLTKDEVTIISAVLDLKAKKVEEIMTPIENVFTMSADTILDDKTVEKIFNSGFSRIPIFLPNEPNNFIGMLLVRVLISYDPDDCLPISHFPLATLPETSPNTSCLNILNYFQEGKSHMCVVSKEPGSSHGAIGVLTLEDVIEELIGEEIVDESDVFVDMHQHIMRQQPGPLSKRHITSYLHHLYTSSHREHRAEDQVDESSPLLSPSTSGHLPEHAQQALDSKPWNRKKVNDGNGKSKLNPNATSKLTLPSPTPQLTEHGTIIPSNLASNPLNVNKSFVTIKKPANVPKIITTHTPHSSKEPSPAPHSSDRKSLSAEERQLLSDHAELSRQAIMHTQRSGQPTQVTTSTNTTKNSPGSISIPNSGANHLDGNQNVTISSSYQNTKNGIVESVITVKGVPKTIIGPAKDWDESKSEYDNGYNDQENSNQTDDRGSSSSNTSLFSSLKNKFNKSENNTNNDRPTYSDSLSRNSNFEGNGSSSTMKR